The genome window GCGCGCGGGTCTCGCGCGCCGCCATTGACGATCTAGTTCAGTGAAAGAGGCAAGACAATGCGCCGATGAGCGGCTGAGGCTGAGTGAAGGGACCGAACGACGGGCGGGCGGTCGGCCGCCGTCATCGCCTCCTCGGCGACGCCGGCGGGCCAGACTTCCATCAAATCATCACTTCTCGCGATGGCGCGACGGCGCGGCTTCGCTGCGGGCGCGCAGCGGGACACGATGCGGCGCGGCATACAGGAAACAGAGCGGCGACAGCGCCGCGGCCAGCAGCAGCATGACGACATCCATAGGAGTTTCTCCCGTTTTTGTGGCGCCGCCCGCCGCGAAGCGGGCGGCGACGTCTCGGATTACTCGGTCAGGAGGGCGACGCCTTCCTTGCCGATCAGACGCTGAATGTTGATCAGCAGCTGAAGCACGACGCCGAACACGCCGAGCGCCATCCAGCCGAAGAACACGAAGCCCCAATGCAGCGGCGCGACGAACAGTTCTTCCATGAACCAGAACGTGTGGCCCCACTCATTCAGGCCGACGTTCGGGATGATCATGAACGGGCCGATCGCCACGATCAGATAGGCCACCGAATAGCCCTTGGCGAAATACGGAAGACGCGTCTTCGCATAGAAGAAGCCGCCGACCGCGATCACCGAGTAGATCGGGTAGCTCATGTAGAACTCGATGATGTGCGACGGCGTGAAGTCCGTGTCGCGAATCACCGTCATGTGCCAGGTGCCGTCCTGCTCCGTGAAGAACGACGCGCCCCAGTAAATGGCCGCGGCGTAAACCACCAGCCACTGCACTTCGACAACCAGGCGGCGCATTTCTTCGCGCGCCGTCAGAGTCGAGAAGTCGCGCGTGCGCGTCTTCCAAAGAAAGCCCGCAAGGCCAATGCCCGAGATCAGCTCAAGCGGAATCTCGGTCCAAAGGATCGACATCCAATAGGTCTGGAACTCCGGCGCAAACGAGTCCAGGCCGGCGCGCCAGCCATAAATCTGCTCGTAAATGCGAACGACCAGATAGAACCCGTTCAGAACGGCCAGGCCGATCCACATGCCCTTCAGGTCAACTACAGCTTCCGTGCCAGCAGCAGCCCGGGCTGCTGTGTCAGTCGTTGAGCTCATTAAGTCTCCTCCATGGAATTTGACTCGAAGAGACGCTCTTCGAGGCTGACGCATCTTGCTTGTTCTGGCGCCCCGCAGACAGTGACTTTGTCGCCAAATACGGCGCAGAATCCGCCACGCGGAGGGGTTCGAAACCGCGCTTCCGGCCTTCGCGAGTCGCAAAAAAAAGCCCGGCGCTGACGCCGGGCTTCCTATTCGATCGCCACAGTCTAGACCGGCTGGGGCTCCAGGCCGCCGACATCGGGCTCCGGCTTCTGCCCCGTCGTCGGCACCGCCGAGCCGCGCGGCGGCTGCGTCGGCGACGATTCCTCGCGCACCGGCCGCTTGCCGACGAGCAGGCCCTTCATCTCGTCGCCGGACAGCGTCTCGAATTCGAGAAGCGCATTGGCGAGCGTGTCGAGCTGGCTGCGCTTTTCCGACAGGATGCGCATCGCCTCGTCATAGGCTTCCTGCACCAATCGACGCACCTCAGCGTCGATCGTCTGCTGCGTCGCCTCGGAAATCGTCTGCTGACGTCCGAGGGAATAGCCGAGGAACTGCTCCTGCTCGGGATTGGCGTAGGCGACCGTGCCGAGCTTGTCCGAGAAGCCGAGCTGGGTGACCATCGCACGCGCCACACGGGTGCATTGCTGGATGTCCGAAGCCGCGCCCGACGTCACCTTGTCGTGGCCAAAGATCATTTCCTCGGCGACGCGGCCGCCCATGGCGATGGCGAGCATCGCGGTCAGCTGCTCGTAAGTCTGCGAGATCTGATCGCGCTCGGGCAGGCCCTGCACCATCCCGAGCGCTCTGCCGCGCGGAATGATCGTCGCCTTGTGGATCGGCATGGCGCCGGGAACCGAGAGCTGCACCAGCGCATGGCCGCCTTCGTGATAGGCGGTGAGCTTCTTCTCCTCATCCGTCATCACCAGCGTGCGACGCTCGGCGCCCATCATGATCTTGTCGCGGGCGTCCTCGAACTCCTGGTTCGTGACGATCCGCTTCGAGCGCCGCGCCGCGAGCAGCGCCGCCTCATTGACGAGATTCATCAAATCGGCGCCGGAGAACCCAGGCGTGCCGCGCGCCACGACCTTCAGATCGACGTCCGGTGCCAGAGGCACCTTGCGGGCGTGGACCTTCAGAATCTTCTCGCGGCCGATGAAGTCCGGGTTCGGCACCTGGATCTGCCGGTCGAAACGGCCGGGGCGCATCAGCGCCGGGTCGAGCACGTCCGGACGGTTCGTCGCGGCGATCAGGATGATGCCCTCATTC of Methylocystis sp. SC2 contains these proteins:
- the ftsH gene encoding ATP-dependent zinc metalloprotease FtsH, producing the protein MKANWKKYLPWVLFVAVGALLFGLFQHQQTRTPAREITFSELLVQIDEGRVHDVTMSGNEISGHFNDNRSFTTYAPSDPGLVQKLESKKVQISAKPANDSPGWLSTLLVNGLPLLLFIAVWIYMARQMQGGAGGRAMGFGKSKAKLLTETQGRVTFEDVAGVDEAKEDLQEIVEFLRDPQKFQRLGGRIPRGVLLVGPPGTGKTLLARAIAGEAGVPFFSISGSDFVEMFVGVGASRVRDMFEQAKKNAPCIIFVDEIDAVGRHRGAGLGGGNDEREQTLNQLLVEMDGFEANEGIILIAATNRPDVLDPALMRPGRFDRQIQVPNPDFIGREKILKVHARKVPLAPDVDLKVVARGTPGFSGADLMNLVNEAALLAARRSKRIVTNQEFEDARDKIMMGAERRTLVMTDEEKKLTAYHEGGHALVQLSVPGAMPIHKATIIPRGRALGMVQGLPERDQISQTYEQLTAMLAIAMGGRVAEEMIFGHDKVTSGAASDIQQCTRVARAMVTQLGFSDKLGTVAYANPEQEQFLGYSLGRQQTISEATQQTIDAEVRRLVQEAYDEAMRILSEKRSQLDTLANALLEFETLSGDEMKGLLVGKRPVREESSPTQPPRGSAVPTTGQKPEPDVGGLEPQPV
- the amoC gene encoding bacterial ammonia monooxygenase, subunit AmoC; this encodes MSSTTDTAARAAAGTEAVVDLKGMWIGLAVLNGFYLVVRIYEQIYGWRAGLDSFAPEFQTYWMSILWTEIPLELISGIGLAGFLWKTRTRDFSTLTAREEMRRLVVEVQWLVVYAAAIYWGASFFTEQDGTWHMTVIRDTDFTPSHIIEFYMSYPIYSVIAVGGFFYAKTRLPYFAKGYSVAYLIVAIGPFMIIPNVGLNEWGHTFWFMEELFVAPLHWGFVFFGWMALGVFGVVLQLLINIQRLIGKEGVALLTE